The Halalkalibacter krulwichiae genome has a segment encoding these proteins:
- the groES gene encoding co-chaperone GroES: MLKPLGDRVVIELVESEEKTASGIVLPDSAKEKPQEGKVVAVGSGRVTENGERVALEVSEGNTIIFSKYAGTEVKYEGKEYLILRESDILAIVG, translated from the coding sequence TTGTTAAAGCCATTAGGTGATCGTGTTGTCATTGAATTAGTTGAATCAGAGGAAAAAACTGCAAGCGGAATTGTACTACCGGATTCTGCAAAGGAAAAGCCTCAAGAAGGGAAAGTCGTTGCTGTTGGTTCTGGTCGTGTGACTGAAAATGGCGAGCGAGTTGCTCTTGAAGTAAGTGAAGGAAATACTATTATCTTCTCTAAATATGCTGGGACAGAAGTGAAATATGAAGGCAAAGAATATTTAATTCTTCGTGAGAGCGATATTCTTGCAATCGTTGGCTAA
- the groL gene encoding chaperonin GroEL (60 kDa chaperone family; promotes refolding of misfolded polypeptides especially under stressful conditions; forms two stacked rings of heptamers to form a barrel-shaped 14mer; ends can be capped by GroES; misfolded proteins enter the barrel where they are refolded when GroES binds) codes for MAKDIKFSEDARRSMLRGVDALANAVKVTLGPKGRNVVLEKKFGSPLITNDGVTIAKEIELEDAFENMGAKLVAEVASKTNDIAGDGTTTATVLAQAMIREGLKNVTSGANPMVIRKGIEKATAAAVEELRKISKPIEGKASIAQVAAISAADNEVGEIIAEAMDRVGNDGVITIEESKGFSTELEVVEGMQFDRGYASPYMVTDSDKMEAILDNPYVLITDKKIANIQEVLPVLEQVVQQGRPILIIAEDVEGEALATLVVNKLRGTFNAVAVKAPGFGDRRKAMLEDIAILTGGEVITEDLGLDLKSANIAQLGRAGKVVVTKENTTIVEGAGEADQIAARVNQIKAQLEETTSEFDKEKLQERLAKLAGGVAVLKVGAATETELKERKLRIEDALNSTRAAVEEGIVAGGGTALVNVIKAVQAVQADGDEATGVNIVLRALEEPVRQIAHNAGLEGSVIVERLKGEAVGQGFNAATGEWVNMVEVGIVDPTKVTRSALQHAASVSAMFLTTEAVIADKPEENAGAGMPDMGGMGGMGGMGGMM; via the coding sequence ATGGCTAAAGATATTAAGTTTAGTGAAGACGCACGTCGCTCAATGCTTCGTGGTGTAGATGCACTTGCAAATGCTGTGAAAGTAACACTTGGACCAAAGGGACGTAACGTGGTTCTTGAAAAGAAATTTGGTTCTCCATTAATTACAAATGATGGTGTAACTATTGCTAAAGAAATCGAACTTGAAGATGCATTTGAAAACATGGGTGCAAAGCTTGTTGCTGAAGTAGCGAGCAAAACGAACGACATCGCTGGGGACGGTACAACTACAGCAACAGTTCTTGCTCAAGCTATGATCCGTGAAGGTCTTAAAAACGTAACTTCTGGTGCAAATCCAATGGTTATCCGTAAAGGAATTGAAAAAGCAACAGCAGCTGCTGTTGAAGAGTTACGTAAGATTTCTAAGCCAATCGAAGGCAAAGCTTCAATTGCACAAGTTGCAGCTATTTCAGCAGCTGATAATGAAGTAGGCGAAATCATTGCTGAAGCTATGGATCGTGTTGGTAACGACGGCGTTATCACAATTGAAGAATCTAAAGGTTTCTCTACAGAGCTTGAAGTTGTTGAAGGTATGCAATTTGACCGTGGATATGCATCTCCTTACATGGTAACAGACTCTGACAAAATGGAAGCTATTTTAGATAACCCATATGTTCTTATCACAGATAAGAAAATTGCTAACATCCAAGAAGTTCTTCCTGTTCTTGAGCAAGTAGTTCAACAAGGTCGTCCGATCCTTATCATCGCTGAAGATGTTGAAGGGGAAGCTCTAGCTACATTAGTAGTGAATAAATTACGTGGTACATTTAATGCAGTAGCTGTTAAAGCTCCTGGATTTGGTGACCGTCGTAAAGCAATGCTTGAAGACATTGCGATCCTTACAGGTGGTGAAGTGATTACAGAAGACCTAGGTTTAGACCTGAAGTCTGCTAATATCGCTCAACTTGGTCGCGCTGGTAAAGTTGTTGTAACAAAAGAAAATACAACAATTGTTGAAGGTGCAGGCGAAGCTGATCAAATTGCAGCTCGCGTGAACCAAATCAAAGCTCAACTTGAAGAAACAACTTCAGAGTTTGACAAGGAAAAGCTTCAAGAGCGCCTTGCTAAACTAGCTGGTGGTGTTGCCGTTCTTAAAGTTGGTGCTGCTACTGAAACAGAATTAAAAGAGCGTAAACTACGCATTGAAGATGCATTAAACTCAACTCGTGCTGCTGTTGAAGAAGGTATCGTAGCTGGTGGTGGTACTGCACTTGTCAACGTAATCAAAGCTGTTCAAGCTGTTCAAGCTGATGGCGATGAAGCAACAGGTGTAAACATCGTTCTTCGTGCTCTAGAAGAGCCAGTTCGTCAAATCGCACACAACGCTGGTCTTGAAGGATCTGTTATCGTTGAGCGTCTTAAAGGTGAAGCAGTTGGCCAAGGATTCAATGCGGCAACTGGCGAGTGGGTAAACATGGTTGAAGTTGGTATCGTTGACCCAACTAAAGTTACACGCTCAGCTTTACAACACGCTGCATCAGTATCAGCAATGTTCTTAACGACTGAAGCTGTAATCGCTGATAAACCAGAAGAAAACGCTGGTGCTGGCATGCCTGACATGGGCGGCATGGGCGGTATGGGTGGAATGGGCGGCATGATGTGA
- a CDS encoding TRAP transporter large permease, which yields MTSLILFGSLTLFLLMSIPIGIAIGLASLFTILYSNVIPLDFLVQGLVTSVDSFPLMAVPFFILAGEIMGRGGVSDRLFRVANSIVGNVTGGFAIATIFTCMFFAAISGSGPATVAAVGGIMIPAMVRQGYDIKFSTALVAASGSLGVIIPPSIPMVIYGVTGSVSIGNMFIAGILPGIVVGLGLAVYAYYYSKKKGYSGTGIKFSLKNVGKETWEAKWALFIPFIILGGIYGGIFTPTEAAVVAVIYGLFAGVIIYRELGFRDLPQVLADSALTTATVLIIVGSATAFGRLLNLEQIPSRIAEGLLTISENKIVIILLIAVLLLIVGCFMETIASIIILTPILLPIGISLGYDPIHFGIFMIVGLAIGFITPPLGVNLFVGSGISGVSIESLSKAILPFFIVMVVTLLIIIFIPQLSLLLIG from the coding sequence ATGACTTCATTAATTCTATTTGGAAGCCTTACTTTGTTTCTATTGATGAGTATCCCGATCGGTATAGCGATTGGACTGGCATCATTATTTACAATTTTATATTCGAATGTAATTCCTTTGGATTTTCTCGTGCAAGGATTGGTTACTTCTGTTGATTCCTTTCCACTTATGGCTGTCCCTTTCTTTATCCTTGCTGGTGAAATTATGGGCAGAGGTGGAGTTTCGGATCGTTTATTTCGCGTAGCAAACTCGATTGTTGGTAATGTAACAGGAGGTTTTGCTATTGCAACTATCTTTACCTGTATGTTCTTTGCAGCGATTTCCGGATCTGGTCCGGCAACGGTTGCGGCCGTCGGCGGTATTATGATTCCAGCGATGGTTCGTCAAGGGTACGATATTAAGTTTTCAACAGCATTAGTAGCTGCGTCTGGTTCTCTTGGTGTCATTATTCCACCAAGTATACCGATGGTTATTTATGGGGTTACAGGTAGTGTTTCAATTGGTAATATGTTTATCGCAGGAATCTTACCTGGAATCGTTGTTGGGTTAGGATTAGCTGTCTACGCTTATTACTATTCAAAGAAAAAAGGTTACAGTGGGACTGGCATTAAGTTTAGTCTAAAAAATGTTGGAAAAGAAACCTGGGAAGCAAAGTGGGCCTTATTTATTCCATTTATTATTTTAGGTGGGATATACGGAGGCATCTTCACACCTACAGAGGCAGCAGTTGTTGCAGTTATTTATGGTTTATTTGCTGGAGTAATCATTTATCGTGAATTAGGGTTTAGAGACCTGCCCCAAGTACTTGCAGATTCTGCATTGACTACGGCTACTGTTCTTATCATTGTTGGTTCAGCAACTGCGTTTGGACGGTTATTAAACTTAGAACAAATACCGAGTAGAATAGCCGAAGGACTTCTAACAATATCTGAGAATAAAATTGTGATTATTCTATTGATCGCAGTGTTACTACTTATTGTTGGCTGTTTTATGGAAACGATCGCTTCAATTATTATTCTGACACCAATTCTTTTACCAATTGGAATTAGCTTGGGATATGATCCAATTCACTTCGGTATCTTTATGATTGTCGGTTTAGCGATTGGGTTTATCACTCCGCCATTAGGAGTCAATCTCTTTGTAGGATCAGGGATATCGGGCGTTTCGATTGAATCACTTTCGAAAGCAATATTACCGTTCTTTATCGTCATGGTTGTTACGTTGTTAATCATCATTTTTATCCCGCAACTTTCGTTATTACTCATTGGCTAG
- a CDS encoding DoxX family protein produces the protein MIGKFFRDNKYIAGVWFVLRVYLGWAWLTAGWGKVTGEFNAGGFLQGAVANPVLKGEELIYPNYVAFLESFAIPNAELFSIVVAWGEVLVGLGLILGVLTSAAAFFGVVMNISFLFAGTISTNPWMIMISMFLLAAGANAGRYGGDRWVLPYLKAKVFRRNKDDQSMNVTGQLKEAV, from the coding sequence ATGATAGGAAAATTCTTTAGAGATAATAAATATATTGCAGGTGTATGGTTTGTATTACGAGTGTATCTAGGGTGGGCTTGGTTAACTGCCGGTTGGGGCAAAGTAACAGGAGAATTTAATGCAGGAGGATTTCTACAAGGAGCTGTTGCCAATCCAGTATTAAAAGGAGAAGAGCTAATCTATCCTAACTATGTAGCCTTTCTAGAAAGCTTTGCGATTCCGAATGCAGAACTATTCAGTATCGTAGTAGCATGGGGAGAAGTGTTAGTAGGTTTAGGGTTAATCTTAGGAGTACTCACATCAGCAGCAGCGTTTTTCGGAGTCGTTATGAATATCTCTTTCTTATTTGCAGGTACGATTTCAACGAACCCATGGATGATTATGATTTCAATGTTTCTTTTAGCAGCAGGAGCAAATGCTGGAAGATACGGTGGCGATAGATGGGTACTGCCTTACTTGAAAGCAAAAGTCTTCCGTCGTAACAAAGATGATCAAAGCATGAACGTAACTGGGCAATTAAAAGAAGCAGTGTAA
- a CDS encoding TRAP transporter substrate-binding protein has product MRLGHGTATSSLYHAGSEKFKELIEEKTEGKVKVDIYTDGQLGHDRELVDGMGLGTIEMGMVGVEPVTTLVPKLQAVNLPYVFTDRETTYSVLDGEIGAEMVEELPEKSGIRVLGYFENGFRHISNSKGEINSLEDLKGLAIRTSESPVSLSIFRSLGANPTPMSFGELYTGLQQGTVDGQENPVSLFYTSGFYEIQDYLALTRHMYSPMLLVISEQKWAGLSPEIQAAIQEASDGARDYERQLSQQQEEEYIQKVRDEGVTITEPDLAPFIEASKDVYLEFEDAFGADFYERLLEATN; this is encoded by the coding sequence ATACGATTAGGTCATGGAACTGCTACAAGTTCACTATACCATGCTGGTTCTGAGAAGTTTAAAGAGTTAATTGAAGAAAAAACAGAAGGAAAAGTTAAAGTTGACATTTATACCGATGGTCAATTAGGTCATGATCGAGAGTTAGTTGATGGTATGGGGTTAGGGACTATTGAAATGGGAATGGTTGGTGTTGAACCGGTCACAACATTGGTTCCGAAATTACAAGCGGTTAATTTACCTTATGTATTTACAGATCGTGAAACAACTTATTCTGTATTAGATGGAGAAATTGGTGCAGAAATGGTTGAAGAACTACCTGAGAAAAGTGGAATTCGTGTTTTAGGTTATTTTGAAAATGGATTCAGACACATTTCAAACTCTAAAGGTGAAATTAATAGTCTTGAAGACTTAAAGGGGTTAGCAATTCGTACTTCGGAAAGCCCAGTTTCCCTTTCCATTTTTAGATCTTTAGGAGCAAACCCTACTCCGATGTCTTTTGGTGAACTATATACGGGTCTTCAGCAAGGAACAGTTGATGGACAAGAGAATCCAGTTTCGTTATTTTACACGTCAGGGTTTTATGAAATTCAAGATTATCTTGCTTTAACTCGTCATATGTATTCGCCAATGTTGTTAGTCATTAGTGAGCAAAAATGGGCGGGCCTCTCTCCAGAAATTCAAGCTGCAATTCAAGAAGCATCTGATGGAGCAAGAGATTATGAAAGACAACTAAGTCAGCAACAAGAAGAGGAATATATCCAAAAGGTAAGAGATGAAGGAGTTACTATTACTGAACCAGATCTTGCGCCATTTATCGAAGCTTCAAAGGATGTTTACTTAGAATTTGAGGATGCGTTTGGAGCAGATTTCTATGAAAGATTGTTAGAAGCAACTAATTAA
- a CDS encoding twin-arginine translocase TatA/TatE family subunit, protein MGLGAGSIAIIALVALLIFGPKKLPELGKAAGNTLREFKQATKGLADDEDDKKKDKDKA, encoded by the coding sequence ATGGGTTTAGGAGCAGGAAGTATTGCGATTATTGCACTTGTTGCCTTATTAATTTTTGGTCCAAAGAAACTTCCAGAGCTAGGAAAGGCTGCTGGAAATACTTTACGTGAATTCAAGCAAGCGACTAAAGGCTTAGCTGATGACGAAGATGATAAGAAGAAGGATAAAGATAAAGCCTAA
- the tatC gene encoding twin-arginine translocase subunit TatC: protein MEHKDMSVMEHIVELRRRIVISLIFFTVALIAGFFLAKPLIMYLQSTPTAQDLPMNAFKLTDPIRIFMTFAVSVGFVLTFPVIMYQLWAFIRPGLHEKEQKATLAYIPFAFILFLLGISFSYFILFPFIIQFMGNLSESLGITEQYGINEYFSFLFQITLPFGLLFQLPVVVMFFTRLGMITPTFLGQVRKIAYFVLLVIAGFITPPEIISHLMVTVPLLLLYEFSIWVSYLTYRKVKRLEAAREAELEK from the coding sequence ATGGAACATAAAGATATGTCGGTGATGGAGCATATTGTGGAATTGAGACGAAGAATTGTCATATCGCTCATCTTTTTCACGGTCGCACTAATTGCCGGCTTTTTTTTAGCAAAACCTTTAATTATGTATTTACAAAGTACGCCAACTGCACAAGATTTACCGATGAATGCTTTTAAGTTAACGGATCCGATTAGAATCTTCATGACATTTGCCGTTTCTGTTGGCTTTGTTTTAACATTTCCGGTCATCATGTATCAACTCTGGGCTTTTATTAGGCCGGGGCTTCATGAGAAGGAGCAAAAGGCAACTCTTGCTTATATTCCTTTTGCCTTTATTTTGTTTTTATTAGGGATTTCATTCTCATATTTTATTTTATTCCCTTTCATAATTCAATTTATGGGTAATTTATCGGAAAGTTTAGGAATTACAGAGCAATATGGAATTAACGAATACTTTAGTTTTCTCTTTCAAATCACTTTGCCTTTTGGCTTGCTTTTTCAACTGCCAGTCGTCGTCATGTTCTTTACACGGCTAGGGATGATTACGCCAACCTTCTTAGGACAAGTGAGGAAAATTGCTTATTTTGTTTTGTTAGTGATTGCTGGTTTCATTACACCACCAGAGATTATTTCACATTTGATGGTAACCGTACCACTCTTACTTTTATATGAATTCAGTATATGGGTATCCTATTTAACTTATCGAAAAGTTAAAAGATTGGAAGCGGCACGTGAAGCAGAGTTAGAGAAATAA
- a CDS encoding YdiK family protein translates to MRASPITMALLYFSIGVLLVFFAIQNVSTSGWNFWSYLIVSFAAIDFMIAYRFYRLRKVIKQLQKQNKKKKD, encoded by the coding sequence ATGAGAGCATCTCCCATTACAATGGCGCTCCTATATTTTTCTATAGGCGTACTGCTCGTCTTCTTCGCCATTCAAAATGTGAGCACCTCAGGATGGAATTTCTGGAGCTATTTAATTGTTTCCTTTGCTGCGATTGATTTCATGATTGCTTATCGGTTTTACCGTTTACGAAAAGTCATTAAACAATTGCAAAAGCAGAATAAGAAGAAAAAAGATTAA
- a CDS encoding CPBP family intramembrane glutamic endopeptidase: MQLSAIVGMPLLISLGVEVERIPGIWSMVSFSLGLLIILFLLKPDIKHRHARAGRSTRGEAIRWSVIGVFLVFAAQYAAALIEMFVLGIEPGSENTETIIEFAKAFPAFIIVVSVIGPILEEIVFRLVIFGALYKRFGFWIAGIGSSLIFAAVHMDFTHLLVYTAMGLVFAFLYVKTGRILVPIIAHVAINLFVAVVNVLLADRLEDWMEQLEQIQQTSIIIIGGLL, from the coding sequence ATGCAGCTCTCTGCCATTGTCGGGATGCCGCTTCTTATTTCTTTAGGAGTAGAAGTGGAACGAATTCCTGGTATTTGGAGTATGGTTTCGTTTTCGCTTGGATTACTAATCATATTGTTTCTTCTTAAGCCAGATATCAAGCACCGCCATGCTCGTGCTGGTCGTTCTACAAGAGGCGAAGCCATTCGCTGGTCGGTTATTGGGGTTTTTCTCGTTTTCGCTGCTCAATATGCTGCTGCATTAATTGAAATGTTTGTTCTTGGTATAGAGCCTGGCTCAGAAAACACAGAGACAATCATTGAATTTGCAAAAGCGTTTCCTGCTTTTATTATTGTTGTTTCTGTTATTGGTCCAATCCTTGAAGAGATTGTGTTCCGATTAGTTATTTTTGGTGCACTTTATAAACGCTTTGGATTTTGGATTGCGGGTATCGGAAGTTCATTGATCTTTGCTGCTGTTCATATGGACTTTACACATTTGCTTGTATATACCGCAATGGGATTAGTATTTGCTTTTCTATATGTAAAAACTGGCCGAATTCTTGTTCCAATTATCGCTCATGTAGCGATTAACCTATTTGTAGCAGTAGTAAATGTACTTCTTGCTGATCGACTAGAAGATTGGATGGAACAGCTTGAACAAATTCAGCAAACATCAATTATCATCATTGGAGGATTACTATGA
- a CDS encoding MDR family MFS transporter, which produces MNISEKWLVVIAVLLGSFTMILNNSMLNPAIPQLMDVFLADAVSTGWVITIFMVTMGMTVPVTGYLGDRFGKKKLYIIGLCIFILGSILGSQSWNLSSLILFRGLQGIGGGIMMPLSMALIFEAFPRKERGLATGVWGVSAMMAPTIGPTFGGFILETMNWTYLFLVNVPFGLIGLWFALRYLPHSKSNNRVTFDRYGFVTVTLGVGAVLFALGRISEFAHLGERMNLLLLALGIVLLYVFVRIERKVEQPLLDLDLFKIPAYTYSMIITSISSIGLFAGIFLIPLLIQQVYQFGPIMTGFVFLPSALLTGIFMSIGGRILDRSGATGVISSGLIIVTIGTFPLGFLTVESSLAIVFVWMAIRGIGMGLSGMPSTTTGMNAIPNHLISRGSAVNNVVRQMSSAFGIVFVSIYYEVRRGQLTASMNSFEEASIQAINEGFIVVSILTALTIPIAFLLERAARNDERKMRSNS; this is translated from the coding sequence ATGAACATATCTGAGAAGTGGTTAGTTGTCATTGCTGTATTACTAGGTTCTTTTACGATGATTTTAAACAATAGTATGCTGAATCCAGCTATTCCCCAGCTTATGGATGTCTTTCTAGCTGATGCCGTTTCGACTGGATGGGTGATTACGATCTTCATGGTTACAATGGGGATGACGGTGCCTGTTACTGGTTATTTAGGTGACCGATTTGGGAAAAAGAAGCTATATATTATCGGCTTATGTATTTTTATTTTAGGCTCAATTTTAGGCTCACAGTCATGGAATTTAAGCTCATTAATTCTCTTCCGGGGCTTGCAAGGAATCGGCGGAGGAATTATGATGCCGTTATCGATGGCTTTAATTTTTGAGGCATTTCCTCGAAAGGAAAGAGGTCTTGCTACAGGGGTATGGGGAGTATCCGCAATGATGGCTCCAACCATTGGCCCAACATTTGGAGGCTTTATCCTTGAAACGATGAATTGGACATATTTGTTTCTAGTGAATGTACCATTTGGCTTAATAGGACTTTGGTTTGCTTTACGGTACTTGCCTCATTCTAAATCGAATAATCGTGTTACATTTGATCGTTATGGGTTTGTGACCGTTACTTTAGGAGTCGGAGCGGTATTATTTGCATTAGGGCGTATTTCTGAATTTGCGCATTTAGGGGAGAGGATGAATCTATTGTTGCTAGCACTAGGTATCGTTCTACTCTATGTATTTGTGCGGATTGAGCGAAAAGTAGAGCAGCCTCTCTTAGACTTAGATTTGTTCAAGATCCCAGCTTATACATATAGCATGATTATAACGTCTATCTCTTCTATTGGTTTGTTTGCTGGTATTTTTTTGATTCCATTATTAATTCAACAGGTTTATCAATTCGGTCCGATTATGACGGGGTTTGTCTTCTTGCCATCTGCTTTATTGACCGGTATTTTCATGAGTATAGGAGGGCGTATTCTAGACCGAAGTGGGGCAACTGGGGTCATTTCTTCTGGGCTTATTATTGTGACTATTGGAACATTTCCACTAGGATTCCTGACAGTTGAATCGTCGCTAGCTATTGTCTTTGTTTGGATGGCAATACGAGGGATTGGGATGGGACTAAGTGGAATGCCCTCAACAACGACAGGGATGAATGCAATCCCAAACCATTTAATTTCAAGAGGCTCTGCGGTGAACAACGTAGTTAGACAAATGAGTTCAGCATTTGGAATTGTCTTTGTTTCTATCTACTATGAAGTAAGAAGGGGGCAGCTCACAGCGAGTATGAACTCTTTTGAAGAGGCGAGCATTCAAGCGATAAATGAAGGGTTTATAGTTGTATCCATTTTAACAGCCTTAACAATTCCAATCGCCTTCTTATTAGAAAGAGCAGCTCGCAACGATGAAAGGAAGATGCGTTCAAATTCATGA
- a CDS encoding TRAP transporter small permease produces MKVVKWMDDYIEEFLLVILSIIMVTVIGVQVFMRFVMNSSLPWSEELARYCFIWLIYIGISYGVKRQRHIKVDVVLLLLRDKAKIVLNIIANLFFLGFAIFVVIKGYDISQRLFQFGQTAASLNIPMGLVYMATPIGMGLTSIRIIQQLIKQVKALLGYGNFQVKTEQELILEGSKEPDSKGGGK; encoded by the coding sequence ATGAAAGTGGTTAAATGGATGGATGATTATATAGAGGAATTTCTATTAGTTATATTATCAATAATCATGGTTACTGTTATTGGTGTGCAGGTGTTTATGAGGTTTGTGATGAACTCATCTCTACCATGGTCAGAGGAGCTTGCCAGATATTGTTTCATTTGGCTCATATATATCGGGATCAGCTATGGGGTGAAAAGGCAACGTCACATAAAGGTAGATGTCGTTTTATTGTTATTAAGAGACAAAGCGAAAATTGTATTAAATATTATAGCGAATTTATTCTTTTTAGGTTTTGCAATCTTTGTAGTTATTAAAGGTTATGATATATCGCAAAGACTCTTTCAATTTGGTCAAACAGCCGCATCATTGAATATTCCAATGGGTTTAGTATATATGGCAACACCAATCGGAATGGGCTTAACGTCTATTCGTATCATTCAACAACTGATAAAACAAGTTAAAGCATTATTGGGATATGGAAACTTTCAAGTGAAAACGGAACAAGAACTAATTCTAGAAGGATCGAAAGAACCTGATAGCAAAGGAGGCGGAAAATGA
- a CDS encoding LacI family DNA-binding transcriptional regulator, with product MATINDVAKRAGVSKSSVSRVLNGNFEYMSEEMKNKILKAVEELNYRPNSVAQSLKKKSTQTIGIIISDISNPFWSEVLKGVQYECTRSGYGLMVSSSGEDAKVELENIITLKNKQVDGLIINTTGRNMDLFNQLEDEMYSFVFLDRFNDDLKTDTVIVNNILGAKQSVQYLIDQGHKRIATLLYPVENKSPRIDRLEGYKQALSENNIPIDEDLIKICSQKSESGIKATKALLSLPNRPTAIFSTNTLLNLEVLRGVREVGLNVPKDVSLFGYDDYPWVPLLDPPLSTVAQPAYQMGAKATALLINRMKRKRKTKPRIVQLDPELKIRSSCLPPSI from the coding sequence ATGGCGACTATAAATGATGTAGCTAAAAGAGCTGGTGTTTCAAAGAGTTCTGTATCAAGGGTATTAAATGGGAATTTTGAATACATGTCTGAAGAAATGAAAAACAAAATTTTAAAAGCTGTGGAGGAATTAAATTATAGACCTAATTCAGTAGCGCAGAGCTTAAAAAAGAAGTCCACACAAACTATTGGAATTATTATTTCTGATATATCTAACCCTTTTTGGTCTGAAGTATTAAAGGGAGTTCAATACGAATGTACACGTAGTGGATATGGTTTAATGGTGAGCAGTTCTGGAGAAGACGCTAAGGTCGAACTGGAAAATATTATTACATTAAAAAATAAACAAGTTGACGGATTAATTATTAATACGACTGGAAGAAATATGGATTTATTTAATCAATTAGAAGATGAGATGTATTCCTTTGTATTTTTGGATCGCTTTAATGATGATTTGAAAACAGATACAGTAATTGTTAACAACATCTTAGGGGCAAAACAATCAGTACAATATTTAATTGATCAGGGGCACAAACGAATAGCAACGCTACTATACCCAGTTGAAAATAAAAGTCCAAGGATAGATAGATTGGAAGGTTATAAGCAAGCATTAAGTGAGAATAATATTCCAATTGATGAAGATTTAATTAAAATATGCTCCCAAAAGAGTGAGAGTGGTATAAAAGCAACGAAAGCGTTGCTTTCCTTACCCAATAGACCAACAGCCATTTTTTCTACAAATACATTATTAAATTTAGAAGTACTTAGAGGTGTAAGGGAAGTAGGGTTAAATGTTCCAAAAGATGTATCACTATTTGGGTATGATGACTATCCATGGGTACCACTATTAGATCCACCACTTAGTACTGTTGCACAACCTGCATATCAAATGGGGGCAAAAGCTACTGCTTTGTTAATTAATAGAATGAAAAGAAAAAGAAAAACAAAGCCTAGAATTGTTCAATTAGATCCAGAACTTAAAATTCGTAGCTCTTGTTTACCGCCAAGTATATAG